In the Apodemus sylvaticus chromosome 3, mApoSyl1.1, whole genome shotgun sequence genome, AACTCAGGCCCCTTAGAGATGCCCACATCTTGGTTTTCAGTGGGCTTTTGAAATTCTACTGAGGAAGTAATTTAGTGTATTAGGCATGGACACCTGGTTGTTTCTCTTAACTCCCAGTCTGCTCTCCAGAGCCATTTTACAAGGTGCTTTAGGGAACAGGAGGGACTGAGAGCCACGGGCGAATGTTTGCATATACTGCCTGCTCTTCTGGGACTAACTTGTTGATATTGCACCTTTTGATTTTTTGTTCAACTTGCTTTGAATATCACGTTTGTTCAGAATTTGCCAAAAGGGTTCTCTTAGTTATGGACTATACGCGCACAGTGACCAGGCATGGGGACTTGTCCAAGGACGAGCGTGTGTATATTGTATTTGGTGGACGATGCCCTCGTTAGTCATTGCGCTGGCTCCTCGCACTCCTGTGCACTAGTGACTTGCTCTGTTTGCTCTTTCTAGGTAAGTATGCAGAGGACATTTTCGGAGAGATTTGTACTCAGGCCAgtgcctttgcctcccgagtaAACTCCCTTGCTGAGCGGGTTGACCGAGTACAAGTTAAAGTCACTCAGCTGGATCCCAAGGAAGAAGAAGGTAAGGAGGCTGAGCCGGAGTTGTGGGCCTGCTGAGCAGTGTCTGAGAATCCTGCCCTTGGTTGTTAAAAAGCAAGAGGAGAGCTCAGAGAGACTGATGCATGTCTACTCAGAAGTGACAGAAGCCTCCTGGGTGGTGTAAAGAAACCCTTTACCTTTACCACACACCACACTCCTTCCATTCCCCGATCCCCTTGTTCTCAAGTTTCCTTTCTCTCGATGGTATTTTGCTACCATAAAAGTACTTGGAAGATTGGTTTCACCTAAGGAGAGGCCTGCAAGATCTGGCCACATAGTAAACCTTTGTGTTGCTTCATCTGTTCCATCATGAAATGGCTGGGCTGCTGACAACCTTGTGGGGCTTCCccagaggggaaaggaaaaaaaacctggCTGCAGACGCTGCAGCCAAGAAAGGCAGCAGCTGAGGCGTCTCTGACGGTGTGACTCAGTGTTTGCTCAAATAGCCTGTCGTCCATTTTCTAACGCCTTCCATCTTCTCTCAGTGTCACTACAAGGAATCAACACTCGGAAGGCCTTCAGAAGCTCTACCATCCAAGACCAGAAGCTTTTTGACAGAAACTCTCTCCCAGTGCCCGTCCTAGAAACCTATAACAGCTGCGACGCTCCTCCCCCTCTTAACAATCTAAGTCCttacaggtaactgtgggggtggtgtgcgtgcgtgtgtgtgtgtgtgtgtgtgtgtgtgtgtgtgtgtgtgtgtgtgtgtgattaaaaaCTACATTGTCTAAAATCTCTAAAGATAATGTTTATATCAGAGAATAGTATGAATGTCCTGTCTACCCCAGCAAAGACAGAGTTTACTCTTGTTGGGTCTCTAAAAGTCATGCTGTATCTCCTATATATTGAAAGTTTGTTGTACCATTGATGCTGCAAAGTTTAATTTGGTAAAAGCAAGTCCATCTGGATTCCATCCAAGGAATTTAGTTATTACAGAAGCAAGAGGACTTGTTAGCAGGCAGGATTCCCAAGGGCCACATTCTAACCGGGTTTCTACTTTCTCAGAAAATTCTAAATTACCAGATGTTTGGGCAAGTTAGTGGGACAGCCTCACACTGGCTGCTCTAGGCTCGAGAGGGGGCCTCCAAAGTGTGGGGATTATTGGTATCCTTCCACGTGAGAGCCATTCACTTCATTTTGAACAGCCTTTGGATGGTTTCTTCTGCAAGGACTTGCCCTGTTGTAGGTAGACATAGAAGAGGAACAAGGTGGGCTTAAAGACAACCTAGAGACCCCTTCTGGTGATTTGCTAATGTCGTCCTGTACCAACCAACAGAGCAGAAGTAGAAGGGAGTACTTATCTTGCTTGTATCCATAAAAAGTAGTTACAGGTAGCTAGATGTAGGTGCTACCAGTCAGACAGGGTATACTGAAAAGCAGTATGTGTCtacctctgtgaattcaaggacacTGGTCTGTCCAGAGAGCCTCAAATGGAGCTTTGTAGTGTCTCAGGGATCGTGCTGTGCGACAGAAAAGGTTGACATACTTCATAGTACTGAAAACGATATGATACAGTGTTTGTATGGTGGGATAAGATTGACAAATAATATTGAGATATTTCATCTTTCtggaaactgtatttccttctttagatGCATACTGCCGCAATTAGTATTTCCTTCCTCCCAGTTATCTGGACTTGGCCTAACAGAAACAAGCAGTGGTGTCTCTGACTTAGAGCAAGATATAGTTAATATAAAAATTGTTACTGtcagggcctggagagagagTTTAACACCTAAGAACATCTGCTGCTCTTGAAAGATCAGTTCCTAGCACTTAGAgcaggcaactcacaactgtcagtaactctagcttcaggTGCTCTtacgcccccttctggcctttatgggaacccacatacatatgtgcacagagacatgcatgcatacatgcacatatattaaatgaaaataaaataaatctaaagcattttttaaaaggaactattaatggttggtctaaaAGTACCTTTGGTGTTTGAAAGGCAAGGAGTAGAATTGTCTTTCAGaagttttggttggttggttgatttgccttttttttttttcaaaaaaaaaaaaaaaaaaaaagattggttctctctatgtagtcctgggtgtcctagaacttgtATATACACCAGGCTGTCTTCAGACCAGCCTTTTAGATTTTtgtgtgtagttctttttgtgaCACATTCTCTCTACATAgtataggctggccttgaacatctgatgcttctctctctgccttctgagtgccaggattatagacatgcaccaccactcctggcttccagtttttattttaaaagaataataatccTATACCTGGAAGCACACACTTTCTGAACAGTGGAAGCTTCACCATACCAAAGCAGAAGATTCTAGTCAGGATCACGGGGTATGGCAAATAGTTCTTACTTAGTGGCTCACTCTGTACTATGTATTGCCATACCCACAAAGACCCTGTGGtcttttgttatttgagacagggtttctttgtgtagtcctggctgtcctggacaaCCCccctctctagaccaggctggccttgaactcagagatccccctgcccctgcctccagatAGATCTTGTGGTTTTGAAACAGCTGCACATTAGTGCTCAGTGGGTCTCCTTGCAATAATGCTCTACAAGGGAGCAAGAAGTAGCAGTGTGCTTAGCTCCTTATCTGTGTGTAGAAAAGCAACTGTAGACACATTGGGTAGAAAAGACCTCAGTGCTTTCTACAGCATTCTGGGGAATGGGTAGGGAAGGGGAGCCAACAGCAGAAGTCTCCTTAGAGATACACAGTATCCAGATATCTTTGTCGTGACTGTGCAGGTGattagaaataatcaaaattcCTGCCAATCTAGCCCTATTCTTGCCCTGACCATGAAGATTCCTGCATGGGAACTGAAGTTATGGCCAAGGTTTATAAGGAGTAGAGGGCACTCACTGTTAGAACCATTGAGAATCTGGTATGGGAACAGAAACATGCAATCATATGGTTTAAAGGCATCCTGAGTCTTTAGTTTAAAAACTAACTGGTTGGTGTTTGGAATATTGGATTTGGTTGGGAGCTCATCTCTCCACTGACAGCTACTTGTCTTCATTTCTATCCCAGGGATGATGGAAAAGAGGCACTCAAATTCTACACCAACCCTTCGTACTTCTTTGATCTTTGGAAGGAGAAGATGCTGCAGGACACCAAGGATATcatgaaagagaagagaaagcataGGGTGAGGGGAAAGGGGCCTCTGTTCTACACATCAGTAGCACAGTTGTAGAGGGGGTAAAAAGGAAGCCAGTCTTATGTGAAGTAATTCCAAGTGACTGCTTGCTCGGATGCCAGGTAAAACTCTTTgttttaacaaaacaaagaacgTGTCCACACCAAATACCACCAAGATGAAAGTATAAATCACACCAAAAATATGCGTGCTTCTTGGCGCTACGTAACAACTGAGTATATTTGAGCTGAGCTTTAGAAGTGGACTTTTCTGTTCACCAGTTATTTTTCTTGCAATCTGCACCCAACTCTGCTGGACACCCAGCTAGCCTGATCCTATCCACAACAGTTCTGCAGCTCATTTCTGAGAGACAAGCACCAGGTTAACCCCTCCACTGCTGGGTGGGCGAGGCCAGGATTGCCTGGTTTGTGGTGgtgcttctcttctctctctttaggctcCTGGTGCTGTGTGACCTGCCAGCTTTGATCTAGCAATCCCATTAGCATGGCTGTCAGCAAACCCAAGAGAGGGCCAGAGGCTAGTGAGGCTGCAGGAGCTGGAAAATCCTTCattggtggtttttttttcccccttttctttgctttgctttgtttttaaccGTTTTAACTGGTTCCTTCTATCTGCCCCAGATCTCGAGCTGTCAGTCTTCATCCCTTGATTAACCATTGTGGCACAGCAAATAGTAAATAACTGTTTACTAACTTCCTAACATTAGAGCCACTTAAAGATGTGAAACAGTTACCCAGAGAGGTAGCTGCTGTTTCCTGTTAGAGGTGCTTGTGTGTGAGATGGAGCAAATGCTCTGCCCCGAGGTGGTTTGAATTGGACAGCCTCAAGGTCACTGCAAACCTGGGAATCCTGTAAAGTCTGCTGTTGTCATGTGTTGTTGGCAGATCATTTCATGAGTGTGTGTCCGTAACGATGGGTAGGATGTTAATGAAGCATTTGGAAAATGTTTTACAGAggcttttctgttccttttcattatagaaagaaaagaaagataatccAAATAGAGGGAATGTGAACCCACGTAAAATCAAGACACGCAAGGAAGAGTGGGAGAAGATGAAAATGGGGCAGGAGTTTGTAGAGTCCAAGGAGAAGCTGGGGCCTCCTGGGTAGGTGACGCTTTGGAGCGGTTGGGAACCTCAGGACAAAAGGCTCTGGCGTGATACCATTCCCACCATCTGAAATCTGGCTGTGGGGTTTAGACTAATACACCATTAATCGATTACTTTTAAGAGCATCCATCTGGTGATTAAAATTTCTAaatagggcctggagagatggctcagcagttaagagcactaactgctcttctgaaggtcctgagttcaaatcccagcaaccacatggtagctcacaaccatctgtaatgagatctgacgccctcttctggtgtctgaagacagctacagtgtacttagatataataaataaatctttaaaaacaattctagccaggcagtggtggcacatgcctttaatcccagcacttgggaggcagaggcaggtggatttctgagtttgaggctagcctggtctacagagtgagtaccaggacagcctggactatgtaGAGAAAtattgtcttgaaaaatcaaaaaataaaaaaaaaatttttttttaattctaaataaGTCAAGAGACTCTGCAATTTAAAGGAGGTGACTGGACTGGTCTGAAAGGGAAGGCCATGGTTTCTAAAGGTCTCAGAGGAAagattggaaaagcaaaaaaagtgGTCTTGGAAGACCTTTGCCTCCAGAGCACACATGAAGGCTGTGCTGACAAGCTGGGCTGGGCACGGGAGGGGCAGAGCAGGCAAGCTGTGCAGGTTCCCAAAACAAACTCTCAGCCAGTCTTGGAAGAGAGGCTCACCAAAGGACTGAATGCAGACCTCAGAGTCAGTATGGGAAAGGCTATTGGGCCACTGTGGACGCAGATACATCGCTCTGAATAAGTGGGAGCAGGCATCCTGACCCATTTTCCAGTACCGAATTACACGGCAGGTTTAAAGAGGCAGGATGGCTTTAAAAACTGGTTATCCTGATGTCTGACCCCTGTGACATTCAGAGCCAAGTCACTATGACTGCCTGGTGTGAGAGTACCCTGGCTTTTCCTCTAAATTCATTGCATCTGGCTGTCAGAGATGTGTGCAGCCCATACTGGGTGCTGAACACTGATAAAAGGGAAGAGCTCTTGCTTTTAGAATCACCTCCATGGAAATCTTGGCACATGTGATACTTGTTATTCCTGGATTCAGAGGTTTGTTTCATAACCATGAGGAAGACCATGGAAATGAACCTTTCTACAGAGAAACCAGTGCTAAAGGGGCCTTCACTGATCTCACTGACCAGTAAGGGGCCATTTTGTTCCACAGTCCCAGCCTGTTTTGATATGCACATGGCATAACATTAGTGACTCTTGCGGCCATAAATGCCAACTGTCAAAAGTGTGTGTTTGATTTGAGACTCGGTACTGAAGAGGAGGAGctagcctcccccacccccggccccagacccagacccacccccacccccacctcccactttcctgaAGGGTTGGACTTGGCTATGTGGCTACGCCATGTGAGCATGCTTGTGGGTGACTGTCAGAGATGTGTGTCCAGGTTTGGGGACTTTTCACAGTAGAGCATCATCTGATTTATTTACGTCCCCACAGTTCTGACCCTGGGTCCTGTTCAGTGAGTTCTGAGGACCTAgcagtggcagagaggagagggagaggaggcagaagaggccaACCTTGCCGGTTGGTGCCTGGTGTacttcagcttcctgctctgtgttcatgtgtgtctgaGGTGTTGGTGTTCGTCCAGAGCCAATGCACCAGGGCCTCATGTGCTGAGGAATGGGTTTCTGTGCAGCCAGCTCTAAAATACTGcttagcccctcccccacccccctttgtttcattttcttcaagacaggattcctctgtgtagccctggctgtcctggaactcactcattagaccaggctggcctcgaactcagccatcccctgcttctccctcctgcgttctgggatcaaaggtgtgcaccactgctgtCAGGCTTCTAGCATCCTGCTTTGAGCAGCAGCTCATGTGAGAAGAGACATGGTAGAGAAACCGTAACGACTGCCCGCGGCAGCCTGCACTGGTCCTTGCCTTGCTTCGGCAGGCAGTCAGACCCTCGTGGCCCTTAACACTCCGGGGCTTGTCTACCTCAGAATGAGGCTGCCAGTCGCGTGTTTGTTACCGCCTGTGGTGGTTGGCTTCGTTCTTTGTCTTATGAAGATTTTGGGAGTCCTAAATACCTAATCATAAATACCTAATATTTATGAGAGCATTTAAATAGATGAGATCTcactgtgtgaccctggctggtGTGGAATTTAGAGTGACCTCAAGGTCCCACAGTTTACCCATCTTTGCTTCCCTATACTGAGACTGAAGTCACATACTACCATACCTAGCCTAAAGTATAATTTTGGTGTAACAGGAACCATATGGGGAATCTCCTTATTTTTCTCTACCCTAATAATCTTTGTGTCAAATGCACTCACATGGTATCTTTTAATAAGAAAAGAGAGAACACTCAAGATCTGTATGTTTAAATACATCTTGGTGCTTTGGATGGAACTGGATTCTTTAAAAGACAACTTTGACCTTGGTATGTTATCAGGTACTCATCCACCTTGGTGTACCAGAATGGCAGCATTGGCTCTATTGAAAATGTGGATGCGGCCAgctacccaccaccaccacagtcaGACTCCGCCTCCTCGCCTTCCCCTTCATTCTCTGAGGACAACTTGCCTCCCCCGCCAGCAGAATTCAGGTAAATGGTGGAAGCTCTTCCATCCATCCTGGAGTAAAACACTCAAGAACAAAGTAAGAGTTCAAAATCTAGGCCAGGACCACTACAGTGACTTCAGGCAGTGACCTCGTCGACAGCTGCTTCAGCTCACTTCTGTGTAGGCTAAACATGAGCTGAGCAGGAGGATAAGAAAattaagaccagcctggactacataatggcaggggggagggagagtgggtgGGAGACAGCACACcgagggaaaggggaagacagACTATGTGACTTCCAGTCTGTCCCTTTGGCTGTGTGTGCGTTGGGGTCTTTGGTAGATATGTGCAAAAGGATTGCCCATGATGGTGAGAAGGGAATCTGAGGATTGTTCAGACGTCATGGTCCTCTCGGTTCCTTTTCCCTCTCTAAGCCTGACGGGTGGCCTTCAAGCTGCTCTCTTCCCCCTGGGTACTGCCTGATTAGTGGCTGAGTATGTTGAAGGACCCTTGGATGGAGACTAAAATAGTACTgacctcttcccctctcctcattCTTGGCCCTTAAATTACCAATTCCAAGTCAGTTGAGGCTTAAAGGTCTGTGGAAACCCTACCGATaagtgttgttgctgctgctggtgtttttctccctcctcctcttcattgtttgtttttgagatggggtctctctgtagcctaggctgtcctagaacagTGTAAGCagactaagctggcctcagactcacagatccactgcctctgtctctgggatAGGGCGTTGAAGGCTGAGCCAGCACTTCTATGTAATAAGGTGCTTTTCTAAGCAGTAGCtctcagggcagggcaggggcaaaGGCTCACAAGAAAACCTCCCATCTTCACACTGTGACCTGAGACCTTGGAGCTAGAACCCCACAAATCTGATCTCTAAGTGAGCCTTCCCCCTCTTTCAAACCTGGGTCAAGAGTTAGCCAAGAGTTGGGAGTCGTGGTTCAcggctttaatctcagcatttaggagatagaggcaggccagtttctgtgagttgaagccaaccagaactacatagtgagaccctgtctcaagcaagcaaacaaaactggCTGTGTTAGTTCAAGCCTGtaattttagcacttgggaggctaaggcaagagATTATCAtgtgttctaggccagcctggactacataataagGTCCTATCTTTAACTCCAAATGGACATCTGCCCCTACCAAATTCAGTAGCATTCATAGAGGAAGAAACAGAGCCCAGTGGATGACAAGGACTTGGATTTTGATTCTAGTTCTTTCTTGTATGTATTTAGGTATAGCTAGAGGGTTAAACTGACAGCTGCCATGGGACCTCCAGGAGGGTTCAAGGAGCCATTTCCTGGAAAGATTAAAGGGACCTGAACTGCTGTCTCTGCCATCTTCCTGATGGGGCACTCAGTAGTCTCCTTCAGTCTCCAGTTGTCTCCCCTTCTGTGAACGGTTCCTCCCCACAGTGCTGCTCGCTCCTTGGTGATCTCTTTTGGCCATTTCCATCTGTCTGAGGCAGAGTGAAATGGGAATCAGCTAAGAAGAGCCGAGCTTATAGATGGGCCTTCCTCTGGGCAGGGATTGGCACGGTGAAGGGGATGGTGACTCTTGTCCCTTTGGCCTTTCAGCTATCCTGCAGACAACCAAAGAGCATCTGTCTTGGCTGGACCCAAAAGAACCAGCATGGTCAGCCCAAGccacccacccccagctcctcctctGAGCTCTCCGCCAGGTCCCAAGCCTGGCTTtgctcctccccctgcccctccccctccccctcccatgaATGTGCCGCCTCCACCACCATCTATAGCATTCGGGTCTCCTGGgacccctccacccccatcacCTCCATCTTTCCCTCCTCACCCTGATTTTGCtgctcctccaccacctccaccaccaccagtaGCCGACTACCCAATGCCGCCACCTCCCTTGTCCCAACCATCTGGAGgtgctcctccacctcctcctccccctccccctccgggGCCCCCGCCTCTCCCCTTCAGTGGTGCCGATGGCCAGCCtgctgcaccaccaccacctctttcTGAGGCCACCAAGCCCAAGTCTTCATTGCCTGCCGTGAGTGATGCACGAAGTGACCTGCTTTCTGCCATCCGCCAAGGTAAGTCGGGGCTGGGTCTGAGATGGGGGCATGATCTTGACCCTTTCAGGGGACAGCTTTCCCAGACAGCTGAGAGATGAGACTTCCAGATCAGGGTGGGGCTCCCTTAAGGATACCAGGATGGagagttctttctatatttgcTGATCATGAATTATTTTTTAGGCTGGGACCCTAGAATTCTTTGAAGTAATAAGCACGTTATATGTGTTTACATACATACTTTttcttgggaaaagatctccagaTGAAAATGAGTCACTGTCCATCGGCCAACTTTCCAGCCAGCCTCTGTGGCAGCTGTCTTCTCTGCTCCCCTGTCTGTGCCCTgtgtcctccctctccctctccgggCTCTCATCCTCCGccaccttcccttttcttccaaccttctccctccctctccccctccctccctcttctttctctcattgGGGTCAGATTTGGTCCTGAGGGTTAGGTGTGGTTTGTTCTGTTGGTAACCCTCTGAGCCCACTGTAGCTAGGATTGAGCACTTCCTGACGTACGGTGACCCTCTACCTTCAGAAGCCTCAATGCCCACAGCCGGGAAGAAAAGTAGGCTTCCTTTCCAAGATGCTGATTCCATAGGAcctgtctttcctttttattttcttgcttctgCAGGaatccctctttctctgtccattATAATCCTGCCCTGATCATACTCAGTACCAGAGCTCAGTACCGGGCCGTGGGCTAGGGCTGTGCTTGctagccccgccccctcccatcAGGCTGTGCTTGCTAACccggcaccccccccccccatcaggcTTTCAGCTGCGAAGGGTTGAAGAGCAACGGGAGCAAGAGAAGCGTGATGTGGTGGGCAATGACGTGGCCACCATCCTGTCCCGTCGGATTGCTGTCGAGTACAGCGACTCAGAAGATGATTCCTCTGAATTTGATGAAGACGACTGGTCGGATTAGCTGTCTGCCTGTTGCCCACATTCCTCTTTCTGTTCCTCCCACCCACCTTCTCCGATACAAACTGTAACAGTCTTAGGGGGGAGAAAGCAAGGACAAAGAACTGTAAGGGGCCAAAGCCTTCTCTGGAACAACCAAAGATCTAGCCGAGTGCTTCCTTCAGATTACCATGTACTCTTCCCCGTCCCTGCTTGTAGGCTCCTGGGTCCATAGCTGAGCTGATCCGTCCTTCCCACAAGTGACTGTTCCATGTTGACAGGGAGGAAAAACCCTACAGCAGATTCTTTTGCTTGGGCTTCAACTGGAGATAGTGCCTTCCCCTGATAGCCATTTTAACCTGTGGCCTTCCTCCAAAGCCTTGCATTTAGCTGCTTCAAACAATGCTATCCACCTCCTGGTCTTAGAGCAGTGGGTGCAGCCTGTGTGGCCGCAGCTGCTCCCTGTTCTGTGCCTTGAGACTATAAAGCAGGCCAAGTGCCCTGGCACGTAGACCGGCACAGCCCTGCCCCACACAGCCTTCT is a window encoding:
- the Wasf2 gene encoding actin-binding protein WASF2: MPLVTRNIEPRHLCRQTLPSDTSELECRTNITLANVIRQLGSLSKYAEDIFGEICTQASAFASRVNSLAERVDRVQVKVTQLDPKEEEVSLQGINTRKAFRSSTIQDQKLFDRNSLPVPVLETYNSCDAPPPLNNLSPYRDDGKEALKFYTNPSYFFDLWKEKMLQDTKDIMKEKRKHRKEKKDNPNRGNVNPRKIKTRKEEWEKMKMGQEFVESKEKLGPPGYSSTLVYQNGSIGSIENVDAASYPPPPQSDSASSPSPSFSEDNLPPPPAEFSYPADNQRASVLAGPKRTSMVSPSHPPPAPPLSSPPGPKPGFAPPPAPPPPPPMNVPPPPPSIAFGSPGTPPPPSPPSFPPHPDFAAPPPPPPPPVADYPMPPPPLSQPSGGAPPPPPPPPPPGPPPLPFSGADGQPAAPPPPLSEATKPKSSLPAVSDARSDLLSAIRQGFQLRRVEEQREQEKRDVVGNDVATILSRRIAVEYSDSEDDSSEFDEDDWSD